One window of the Sander lucioperca isolate FBNREF2018 chromosome 5, SLUC_FBN_1.2, whole genome shotgun sequence genome contains the following:
- the LOC118495022 gene encoding protein NLRC3-like, whose translation MFFSNWEYQGDGWDVCASECPFQGNFICTSPLENQRPLLLEENIGTLVTIELKKIQKVLSPDYPECSESQGEGEDEDEEQRSSREAFLKITLHFLRRMKQDELADRLRVKIFCKRKLKTNLNKKFQCVFEGIAKAGNPALLNQMFTEIYIMEGGTAEVNDEHEVRQIETASRKPDRPETTIRREDIFKAPPGRDEPIRTVMTKGVAGIGKTVLTQKFTLDWAEGKANQDIQFIFPFTFRELNMVKEKKYSLVELVDHFFSETKEAGICRFEEFQVVFIFDGLDECRLPLDFLNTEILTDVTESTSVGVLLTNLIRGNLLPSAHLWITTRPAAANQIPAEYQSESPTRPDDTDRK comes from the exons ATGTTCTTCTCCAACTGGGAATACCAGGGGGATGGTTGGGATGTGTGCGCCTCAGAGTGCCCCTTCCAGGGTAACTTTATTTGCACATCCCCCCTGGAGAACCAGCGACCCTTG ctgctggaggagaacaTCGGCACTTTAGTGACGATcgagctgaagaagatccagaaggttctgagtccagattacccagaatgctcagAGAGTCAGGGGGAGGgtgaggatgaggatgaagagcagaggagcagcagagaggcatttctgaagatcacactgcacttcctgaggagaatgaagcaggacgagctggctgaccgtct AAGGGTCAAAATAT TTTGTAAACGTAAACTCAAGACTAACCTAAAcaagaagttccagtgtgtgtttgaggggattgctaaagcaggaaacccagcccttctgaatcagatgttcacagagatctacatcatggagggagggactgcagaggtcaatgatgaacatgaggtcagacagattgaaacagcttccagaaaaccagacagaccagaaacaacaatcagacgagaagacatctttaaagccccacctggaagagatgaaccaatcagaacagtgatgactaagggagtggctggcatcgggaaaacagtcttaacacagaagttcactctggactgggctgaaggtaaagccaaccaggacatccagttcataTTTCCTTTcactttcagagagctgaacatggtgaaagagaaaaagtacagcttggtggaacttgttgatcACTTCTTCAGTGAAActaaagaagcaggaatctgcaggtttgaagagttccaggttgtgttcatctttgacggtctggatgagtgtcgacttcctctggacttcctcaacactgagatcctgactgatgttacagagtccacctcagtgggtgtgctgctgacaaaccttaTCAGAGGgaatctgcttccctctgctcacctctggataaccacacgacctgctgcagccaatcagatccctgctgagt accaatcagaatctccTACGAGGCCtgatgacacagacaggaagtag